From a single Rhodococcus qingshengii JCM 15477 genomic region:
- a CDS encoding DUF6308 family protein, with amino-acid sequence MLDQLPIRLPRVLRDGDDDGAVDVLQEYFTRPLRKTGYLRTGALWDSWDPSGNRDRDANIFTAEDLVAVTLLSVQVPAQGAFFLLGENNAELNRLLADVGPDRDLSNEPDPFTPESPVWRLETALREIHGVGRTTASKLIARKRPRLFPIYDDVVGRELGTKSAHLEPVRVAMREDELQSRLLDLRARAGLDESVPVIRVLDVLAWMQGKGYKPAL; translated from the coding sequence ATGCTTGATCAGTTGCCCATCCGACTCCCGCGTGTGCTGCGAGACGGGGACGATGACGGCGCGGTCGACGTGCTGCAGGAATATTTCACGAGGCCGCTCCGAAAGACCGGTTATCTCCGAACCGGTGCGTTGTGGGATTCCTGGGATCCCAGTGGCAATCGCGATCGTGATGCGAACATCTTCACCGCGGAAGATCTTGTTGCGGTGACGCTTCTGTCGGTTCAGGTTCCGGCGCAAGGAGCCTTCTTCCTGCTCGGGGAGAACAATGCCGAACTGAACCGACTCCTGGCGGACGTGGGCCCGGATCGCGATCTGTCGAACGAACCCGATCCCTTCACTCCGGAATCTCCGGTGTGGCGGTTGGAGACGGCGCTTCGAGAGATTCACGGTGTCGGGCGAACCACGGCGTCCAAACTGATCGCGCGCAAGCGTCCGCGACTCTTCCCGATCTACGACGACGTCGTCGGGCGGGAGTTGGGAACGAAGTCGGCCCACCTGGAACCCGTTCGCGTAGCCATGCGGGAAGACGAGTTGCAGAGTCGACTCCTCGATCTACGTGCACGAGCAGGTCTCGACGAATCCGTTCCGGTCATCAGGGTGTTGGACGTGCTGGCGTGGATGCAGGGTAAGGGATACAAACCGGCACTCTAG
- a CDS encoding HNH endonuclease signature motif containing protein: MFDKGLTSGVGTSVDDGCPVVDPLVLPDMLFATAQSENMLAAQKVLGASMLSESRFNAELDVSGDVDKAWRIACNEIAVMLTCSRRTAEVHIEIGDALREFLPFTKAAFAAGELDYARVRKIVDGLTGADPEAIAALERRVLASAHRLPPGQLERDIERQLFAYDPDAAAERRRKMLEHRDVRTRADRHGLAQLQATLSATEAVEALGLINEAAGSVCNHDPRNVSTRRADALVALLHGEQGLTCQCGSETCEAVSPAARSTAPSRRKPVLHIVCDLATLLGLTSDPASIDGYGPIDPDFARELAADSTWQALFVDFRAQAAGNRPRRQHAPTVLPLVTRRDRPSREPNGCGDRIRAMQRLVARSPDIVRRSDGHGTQPDPPPGALTYAPGAALAALVRAVDGHCRFPGCSVPANRCQLDHITEFDPSDPRRGGWTIASNLQCLCRHHHQVKTYRLWTPVMLEDRAIHWTDKTRGLTAVTVPERI; the protein is encoded by the coding sequence ATGTTCGATAAGGGATTGACGAGCGGTGTGGGGACATCCGTCGATGACGGCTGTCCTGTCGTCGACCCACTCGTGTTGCCGGACATGCTCTTTGCGACGGCGCAGAGCGAGAACATGCTTGCCGCGCAAAAGGTGCTCGGTGCATCCATGTTGTCGGAGTCGAGATTCAACGCCGAACTCGACGTGTCCGGTGATGTCGACAAGGCGTGGCGGATCGCATGCAACGAGATCGCGGTCATGCTCACGTGCTCGCGTCGTACTGCCGAAGTCCACATCGAGATCGGTGATGCCCTGCGGGAGTTCCTTCCGTTCACCAAGGCCGCCTTCGCTGCCGGCGAGCTGGACTATGCGCGCGTGCGCAAGATTGTCGACGGACTCACCGGGGCCGACCCGGAGGCGATCGCAGCACTCGAGCGCCGGGTACTTGCCTCGGCGCACCGTCTTCCGCCCGGGCAACTGGAGCGCGACATCGAGCGCCAGCTCTTTGCCTACGATCCGGATGCTGCCGCCGAACGTCGCCGGAAGATGCTGGAACACCGCGATGTTCGCACGCGTGCAGACCGTCACGGACTCGCCCAGTTGCAGGCAACACTCAGCGCGACCGAGGCCGTCGAAGCGCTTGGCCTGATCAACGAGGCCGCCGGAAGCGTCTGCAACCACGATCCACGAAATGTCTCGACCCGTAGGGCCGACGCACTGGTCGCTCTGCTGCACGGCGAACAGGGGCTGACGTGCCAGTGTGGCAGCGAAACGTGCGAGGCAGTATCCCCAGCAGCTCGATCGACTGCGCCCTCACGTCGGAAGCCGGTGTTGCACATCGTGTGTGATCTGGCGACGCTCCTCGGATTGACGTCAGATCCCGCGAGCATCGACGGATACGGGCCGATCGATCCTGATTTTGCTCGCGAGCTCGCCGCTGATTCCACCTGGCAGGCCTTGTTCGTCGATTTCCGCGCCCAGGCCGCGGGGAACCGACCGCGTCGGCAGCATGCTCCGACTGTCCTGCCGCTTGTCACCCGACGTGATCGCCCAAGTCGCGAACCGAACGGCTGCGGGGATCGGATTCGGGCGATGCAACGGTTGGTCGCGCGATCCCCGGACATCGTTCGAAGATCGGATGGGCATGGCACCCAACCCGATCCGCCTCCCGGCGCGCTGACCTATGCTCCGGGAGCGGCTCTGGCCGCATTGGTGCGGGCCGTCGACGGTCACTGCCGGTTCCCTGGTTGTTCGGTGCCCGCGAACAGGTGCCAACTCGACCACATCACCGAGTTCGATCCTTCCGATCCGAGACGCGGTGGGTGGACCATTGCGAGCAACCTCCAATGCCTGTGTCGTCATCACCATCAGGTGAAGACATACAGGTTGTGGACGCCGGTGATGCTGGAGGACCGTGCCATTCACTGGACCGATAAAACCCGCGGGTTGACGGCTGTCACGGTTCCGGAGAGGATCTGA
- a CDS encoding GNAT family N-acetyltransferase — MTVTELPWTLGGRGLQLVQVPSLALHALGEDNATLAMELAPDLLTPYLLGEECQGLWRYRSKQIAENPLDSSWITRIAVDARTSTPVGLAGFHGRPDARGMVEVGYRIDPAFRRQGYARAALEILLDVASRESEVHTVRATISPDNIASRNLISQYNFCEVGEQWDEEDGLETIFEVRSSPEP, encoded by the coding sequence GTGACAGTCACCGAACTACCCTGGACACTCGGCGGACGTGGACTTCAACTGGTCCAGGTTCCATCACTCGCCCTCCACGCACTTGGTGAAGACAACGCCACTCTTGCAATGGAACTCGCACCCGACCTCCTGACCCCGTATCTCCTCGGCGAAGAATGCCAGGGCTTGTGGCGCTACCGTAGCAAGCAGATAGCAGAGAATCCCCTCGACAGCTCGTGGATCACCCGCATCGCAGTCGATGCCCGCACCTCGACGCCGGTGGGGTTGGCCGGATTCCACGGTCGCCCCGATGCGCGCGGGATGGTGGAGGTCGGATATCGCATCGACCCGGCGTTCCGGCGCCAGGGCTACGCACGGGCCGCCCTCGAGATACTTCTCGACGTCGCGAGTCGCGAATCCGAAGTACACACCGTTCGAGCGACCATCAGTCCGGACAACATCGCATCACGAAATCTGATCAGCCAGTACAATTTTTGCGAAGTCGGTGAGCAGTGGGACGAGGAAGACGGTCTGGAGACCATCTTCGAAGTCAGATCCTCTCCGGAACCGTGA
- a CDS encoding TetR/AcrR family transcriptional regulator: MTKTAESAQPDGRSTRWNDHKEQRKARILDAALDAVNEGGADVGVQQIAERADVPRSVVYRIFKDRADLDEQLRVRILEMMMTDLTPTLTPQGTVGEAISRAVETYLQWIVKYPRLHHFLGKGSPSTRATGSKVVTGTKTAIAVQLGNLLGTILTSRGKPSKMAEPLAFGVIGLVDVSVNRWLSQPGSDVTSAELAEFLERSIWQVLDGNLRSIGVDITLSTPIADL; the protein is encoded by the coding sequence ATGACAAAAACAGCCGAGTCGGCGCAGCCCGACGGGCGCAGCACTCGCTGGAACGATCACAAGGAGCAGCGCAAAGCGCGGATCCTCGACGCAGCACTCGATGCAGTCAACGAAGGTGGCGCCGACGTCGGCGTCCAGCAGATCGCCGAGCGCGCCGACGTCCCCCGTTCCGTTGTCTACCGGATCTTCAAGGATCGAGCCGACCTCGACGAGCAGCTGCGAGTCCGCATCCTCGAGATGATGATGACCGACCTGACCCCCACCCTCACGCCACAAGGCACCGTCGGCGAGGCCATCTCACGGGCCGTCGAGACCTACCTCCAGTGGATTGTGAAATATCCACGACTGCACCACTTTTTAGGCAAGGGCTCGCCGAGTACGCGGGCCACCGGTTCGAAAGTGGTGACCGGAACCAAGACGGCAATCGCCGTCCAATTGGGAAATTTGTTGGGCACGATCCTCACCAGCCGTGGCAAACCGTCGAAGATGGCTGAGCCCTTGGCTTTCGGCGTCATCGGATTGGTCGACGTCAGCGTCAACCGTTGGCTCAGCCAGCCGGGTTCCGATGTGACCAGCGCAGAATTGGCCGAGTTCCTCGAACGCTCCATCTGGCAGGTTCTCGACGGCAACCTCCGGAGCATCGGCGTCGACATAACGCTGTCGACGCCGATCGCCGACCTGTGA
- a CDS encoding lipid-transfer protein yields the protein MSNRVFVVGVGMTKFEKPGAREWDYPDMARESGTKALEDAGIDYTEVEQAYVGYVYGESTAGQRAVYELGLTGIPIVNVNNNCSTGSTALYLATQAVKSGQADCALALGFEKMQSGSLGSTYDDREQPLMRHLLALAELQEFAMPPAPYMFGAAGVEHMERFGTTAEQFAKIAVKNHKHSLNNPYAQFQDEYTLEQILEARQIHGPLTKLQCSPTSDGSGAAIIASEAFVEKHGLTAQAIEIVGQAMVTDMNSTFEDKSAISLVGADMTRKAAEKVYAQAGITADDVDVIELHDCFSTNELLTYEALGLCAEGDGGKLVDADDTTYGGRWVVNPSGGLISKGHPLGATGLAQCAELTWQLRGTADKRQVDGAKVALQHNIGLGGAVVVTAYKPYAR from the coding sequence ATGAGTAACAGGGTTTTTGTCGTCGGCGTCGGCATGACGAAGTTCGAGAAGCCGGGAGCCCGCGAGTGGGACTACCCCGACATGGCACGCGAGTCGGGTACCAAGGCGCTCGAAGACGCGGGTATCGACTACACCGAGGTCGAGCAGGCATACGTCGGCTACGTCTACGGCGAGTCCACCGCAGGTCAGCGCGCTGTCTACGAGCTCGGTCTGACAGGTATCCCCATCGTCAACGTGAACAACAACTGTTCGACGGGATCGACCGCGCTCTACCTCGCCACGCAGGCGGTCAAGAGTGGTCAGGCCGACTGCGCACTCGCGCTGGGCTTCGAGAAGATGCAATCCGGGTCGCTCGGATCCACCTACGACGACCGTGAACAGCCACTCATGCGGCACCTCCTCGCTCTCGCCGAGCTGCAGGAGTTCGCGATGCCGCCCGCTCCGTACATGTTCGGCGCCGCGGGCGTCGAGCACATGGAACGCTTCGGGACCACTGCAGAGCAGTTCGCGAAGATCGCCGTCAAGAACCACAAGCACTCACTGAACAACCCGTATGCCCAGTTCCAGGACGAGTACACCCTCGAGCAGATCCTCGAAGCACGCCAGATCCACGGCCCGCTCACCAAGCTCCAGTGCTCGCCTACCTCGGACGGATCCGGCGCGGCGATCATCGCCAGCGAAGCATTCGTCGAGAAGCACGGGCTCACTGCTCAGGCGATCGAGATCGTCGGGCAGGCCATGGTCACCGACATGAACAGCACCTTCGAGGACAAAAGCGCGATCAGTCTCGTCGGCGCGGACATGACCCGTAAGGCCGCTGAGAAGGTGTACGCGCAGGCCGGGATCACCGCCGACGACGTCGACGTCATCGAACTCCACGACTGCTTCTCCACCAACGAGTTGCTGACCTACGAGGCGCTCGGACTGTGCGCAGAAGGTGACGGCGGCAAGCTCGTCGACGCCGACGACACCACCTACGGCGGACGCTGGGTGGTCAACCCGTCCGGCGGCCTCATCTCGAAGGGCCACCCCCTCGGAGCAACAGGCCTCGCGCAGTGCGCCGAACTCACCTGGCAGCTCCGCGGAACCGCGGACAAGCGTCAGGTCGACGGCGCGAAGGTCGCCCTCCAGCACAACATCGGACTCGGCGGTGCAGTTGTCGTGACCGCATACAAGCCCTACGCACGCTGA
- a CDS encoding type II toxin-antitoxin system Rv0910 family toxin, with amino-acid sequence MASVSVSAVLPASPEKTWDALSDLSRWEEWLTIHQGWKSELPTEVALGAKFTEVVSVMGMANKIEWTVEEVEVPKMVKIAGTGMAGVTVEFVLSVEADGAGSKATVDASFKGTMIVGPIGKAVAKNAKADLEASLAKFAELVG; translated from the coding sequence ATGGCTTCCGTTTCCGTCTCCGCCGTACTGCCCGCATCCCCCGAGAAGACCTGGGATGCGCTCTCCGACCTGTCGCGCTGGGAGGAGTGGCTCACCATTCACCAGGGCTGGAAGAGTGAACTCCCCACCGAGGTCGCGTTGGGCGCCAAGTTCACCGAGGTCGTCTCCGTGATGGGTATGGCCAACAAGATCGAGTGGACCGTCGAAGAGGTCGAGGTGCCGAAGATGGTCAAGATTGCCGGTACCGGAATGGCCGGCGTCACCGTCGAATTCGTTCTCTCGGTCGAGGCCGACGGTGCGGGTTCGAAGGCAACCGTCGACGCCAGCTTCAAGGGCACCATGATCGTCGGGCCGATCGGCAAGGCAGTTGCCAAGAACGCCAAGGCTGATCTCGAGGCCTCGCTGGCCAAGTTCGCCGAGCTGGTCGGGTAA
- a CDS encoding MaoC/PaaZ C-terminal domain-containing protein, protein MTTPKTNAVEFDTSGLDVWTDPEHFEVTAERIAEYAAATNDPIERHLKGEIAPPVFAVVPVFMSMAPAALSVAPVELLMKLVHGEQDFLFHRPIYPGDHLVARAKPIGFEGRDNGSTVVIYVETKTDKGELVNEQWMTAFFRKVDAGPGLGEKAPEHRFDDALRAGSPAAVVNQHIDEDQTFRYSPASGDPMPIHLDEEIARMSGLPGIINHGLCTMAFTSWGALTELAGGETERLRRLAVRFAKPVLPTQDIETVFYKSSSADGATSYSYETSAVGDLVIKDGLAVIADK, encoded by the coding sequence ATGACGACACCGAAGACCAACGCGGTCGAATTCGATACGTCCGGGCTGGACGTATGGACCGATCCGGAGCACTTCGAGGTGACAGCCGAGCGCATCGCCGAATATGCCGCTGCCACAAACGACCCCATCGAGCGACACCTGAAAGGCGAGATCGCTCCACCGGTCTTCGCGGTGGTACCCGTCTTCATGTCGATGGCACCCGCTGCGCTGTCGGTGGCGCCGGTCGAACTGCTGATGAAGCTCGTTCACGGTGAGCAGGACTTCCTGTTCCACCGTCCGATCTACCCTGGCGACCATCTGGTCGCTCGCGCCAAGCCCATCGGATTCGAGGGCCGGGACAACGGATCCACCGTTGTCATCTACGTCGAAACCAAAACCGACAAGGGTGAATTGGTCAACGAGCAGTGGATGACGGCCTTCTTCCGCAAGGTCGACGCGGGCCCCGGACTTGGCGAGAAGGCTCCCGAACACCGATTCGACGACGCTCTTCGCGCTGGTAGTCCCGCAGCGGTGGTGAACCAGCATATCGACGAGGACCAGACGTTCCGGTACTCACCGGCTTCCGGCGATCCGATGCCGATCCACCTTGACGAGGAGATCGCTCGGATGTCCGGGCTCCCCGGAATCATCAACCACGGACTGTGCACGATGGCGTTCACGTCGTGGGGAGCCCTGACCGAACTGGCAGGCGGCGAGACCGAGCGGTTGCGCCGTCTCGCAGTGCGATTCGCGAAACCCGTACTCCCGACACAGGACATCGAGACGGTGTTCTACAAGTCGAGTTCGGCAGACGGAGCCACGTCGTACTCGTACGAAACCAGTGCGGTCGGTGACCTCGTGATCAAGGACGGCCTCGCGGTCATCGCCGACAAATGA
- a CDS encoding SDR family oxidoreductase, with protein MGSLDGRVAIITGAGRGIGREHALLFAREGASVVVNDLGGANDGSGADAGPAQQVVDEIVAAGGKAVANTDNIATWDGAEGLVKQAVSEFGRLDVLVNNAGILRDAFIAGMDESQWDAVIAVHLKGHAATLHHAAAYWKDQSKAGETVNASVINTASASGTFMPNAGQGNYGAAKAGIAALTLVAADELDRYGVRVNAIAPIARTRLTLATPGMGALFAAEVPEGEFDAFAPSNISPLVVYLAAADCKLTGKVYAVQGGAITELAGWHGVNTIESEGPWTTADLAERL; from the coding sequence ATGGGAAGTCTCGACGGTCGCGTAGCGATCATCACCGGAGCAGGACGCGGCATCGGCCGTGAGCATGCGCTGCTCTTCGCTCGTGAGGGTGCGAGCGTCGTGGTCAACGACCTCGGCGGCGCAAACGACGGTTCCGGTGCAGATGCCGGCCCCGCGCAGCAGGTAGTCGACGAGATCGTTGCCGCAGGCGGCAAGGCCGTTGCCAACACCGACAACATCGCCACCTGGGACGGTGCCGAGGGCCTCGTCAAGCAGGCCGTCAGTGAGTTCGGCCGACTCGACGTCCTGGTCAACAACGCCGGCATTCTTCGTGACGCCTTCATCGCGGGTATGGACGAGAGCCAGTGGGACGCAGTCATTGCCGTGCACCTCAAAGGGCACGCAGCGACACTGCACCACGCTGCCGCATACTGGAAGGACCAGAGCAAGGCAGGCGAGACCGTCAACGCTTCGGTCATCAACACTGCTTCGGCTTCGGGTACCTTCATGCCCAATGCGGGCCAGGGCAACTACGGTGCCGCCAAGGCGGGCATCGCAGCTCTGACTTTGGTGGCCGCTGACGAGCTCGATCGATACGGCGTGCGCGTCAACGCAATTGCGCCGATCGCGCGTACTCGACTGACGCTGGCGACACCCGGTATGGGTGCGCTCTTCGCGGCCGAGGTCCCCGAGGGTGAGTTCGACGCGTTTGCGCCGTCCAACATCTCGCCGCTCGTGGTCTATCTCGCGGCGGCGGACTGCAAGCTCACCGGCAAGGTGTATGCCGTTCAGGGTGGGGCCATCACGGAACTCGCCGGCTGGCACGGTGTGAACACCATCGAGAGCGAGGGTCCCTGGACCACCGCTGACCTCGCAGAACGACTGTAA
- a CDS encoding acyl-CoA dehydrogenase: MARNAYELGLGLSEEHTALADSVRSFAERTITTEQVRAAVESRTEDKFPQFWTALVGQDLLGLAVPEEQGGHGAGLLTLAVALEALGRTVSPGPFVPTVLASAVLGVADSKAGPEFLPGLIDGSRTAAVALGAPLAAESSDGGYKITGALDGVLGGEHADVLLVPIQLPEGVRYAVLESSAVSITVQDSIDVLRGSARIEADNVQISAERILDGLTEARVRSIAAVVLGAEDVGVMSWCVSTASEYAKTRVQFGRPIGQFQGVKHKCAQMGIALEQARAVVWDAASALDKGDDTADFAADIAAVIVPDAAVQVAQDCVQVHGGIGFTWEHDAHLYYRRALSIRGILGTREDRANRVAQQALDGVSRASVLELPPEAEEIRGGIAAELAKLVELDEDDQLIALGDGGWVQPHLPKPYGRSAAPLEQIVISQEIKAAGISMPQLLMGTWAVQAVVAHGSDKQKQELAVPTLQGELVWCQLFSEPGAGSDLASLSTKAEKVDGGWKITGQKIWTTVAQFSDWAMLIARTDAGKPKHQGITYFVLDMSTPGITVRPLREMTGSALFNEVFLDDVFIPDENVVGEVNDGWNVARTTLAGERVALSQKMEAYASDSDLLKFAKSADLSPIGRYRVGELVAESQAIDLIGSRVVLKQLSGIDVSTTSSVGKLLAMKISQSIAEFVVAELGAAGAVSIPGQPSDKAMEQLISGRATTIYGGTTEVQLNVIGERMLGLPRD; encoded by the coding sequence ATGGCACGCAACGCATACGAACTCGGCCTCGGGCTGAGTGAGGAGCACACCGCGCTTGCAGATTCGGTGCGCTCCTTCGCCGAGCGCACCATCACCACCGAGCAGGTGCGCGCGGCCGTGGAGTCGCGGACCGAGGACAAGTTCCCCCAGTTCTGGACGGCACTCGTCGGGCAGGACCTTCTCGGGCTCGCGGTTCCGGAAGAGCAAGGTGGTCACGGCGCCGGCCTGCTGACCTTGGCGGTGGCACTGGAAGCATTGGGCCGCACAGTCTCTCCCGGCCCGTTCGTTCCGACGGTATTGGCAAGTGCCGTTCTCGGTGTCGCCGATTCCAAGGCGGGACCCGAGTTCCTGCCCGGTCTGATCGACGGAAGTCGTACGGCAGCAGTCGCCTTGGGTGCACCGTTGGCGGCCGAGTCGTCGGACGGTGGGTACAAGATCACGGGCGCACTCGACGGTGTGCTCGGCGGTGAACATGCCGACGTACTGCTGGTTCCGATCCAGTTGCCCGAGGGCGTTCGCTACGCCGTGCTCGAGAGCAGCGCAGTCTCGATCACCGTGCAGGACAGCATCGACGTGCTGCGCGGTAGTGCGCGGATCGAAGCTGACAATGTTCAGATCAGCGCCGAACGGATACTCGACGGTCTCACCGAGGCGCGGGTACGGTCCATTGCCGCAGTCGTTCTCGGCGCCGAAGACGTCGGCGTCATGTCCTGGTGTGTTTCCACTGCGTCGGAGTACGCCAAGACACGCGTGCAGTTCGGGCGACCCATCGGCCAGTTCCAGGGCGTCAAGCACAAGTGTGCGCAGATGGGCATTGCGCTCGAGCAGGCACGCGCCGTTGTGTGGGATGCGGCAAGCGCATTGGACAAGGGCGACGACACGGCAGATTTTGCCGCCGACATCGCCGCAGTCATCGTGCCGGACGCCGCAGTGCAGGTAGCGCAGGACTGCGTGCAGGTTCACGGCGGCATCGGATTCACGTGGGAGCACGACGCACACCTGTACTACCGCCGCGCGCTCTCGATCCGCGGCATTCTCGGCACCCGCGAGGATCGAGCCAATCGTGTTGCGCAGCAAGCACTTGACGGTGTCAGCCGGGCTTCGGTTCTCGAACTGCCGCCGGAGGCAGAGGAGATCCGCGGCGGCATCGCGGCCGAGCTTGCCAAGTTGGTCGAGCTCGACGAGGACGACCAGCTGATCGCGCTCGGCGACGGCGGCTGGGTTCAGCCGCACCTGCCGAAGCCGTACGGGCGCAGCGCCGCTCCGCTCGAGCAGATCGTCATCTCCCAGGAGATCAAGGCTGCGGGTATCTCGATGCCGCAGCTCCTGATGGGCACCTGGGCCGTGCAGGCCGTCGTAGCGCATGGTTCGGACAAGCAGAAGCAGGAATTGGCAGTACCGACCCTGCAGGGTGAGCTGGTGTGGTGCCAGCTCTTCAGTGAGCCCGGTGCTGGTTCCGACCTCGCATCACTGTCGACGAAGGCCGAAAAGGTCGACGGCGGTTGGAAGATCACCGGTCAGAAGATCTGGACCACGGTTGCTCAGTTTTCCGACTGGGCGATGCTGATCGCCCGTACGGACGCCGGCAAGCCGAAGCATCAGGGCATCACCTACTTCGTGCTCGATATGTCGACACCGGGCATCACCGTCCGCCCGCTGCGTGAGATGACGGGTTCGGCGTTGTTCAACGAGGTGTTCCTCGACGACGTGTTCATCCCCGACGAGAACGTGGTCGGCGAGGTCAACGACGGTTGGAACGTCGCCCGGACGACGCTGGCCGGCGAGCGCGTCGCGCTCAGCCAGAAGATGGAGGCGTACGCCTCGGACTCCGATCTGCTGAAGTTCGCGAAGTCGGCAGACCTGAGCCCGATCGGACGCTACCGTGTCGGCGAGCTGGTTGCGGAGAGTCAGGCGATCGACCTCATCGGCTCCCGCGTTGTGCTCAAGCAACTTTCGGGGATCGACGTGAGTACGACGTCGAGCGTCGGCAAGCTGTTGGCGATGAAGATCAGCCAGTCGATCGCCGAGTTCGTCGTCGCCGAACTGGGTGCTGCCGGAGCGGTCAGCATCCCAGGTCAGCCAAGCGACAAGGCGATGGAGCAGCTCATTTCGGGCCGTGCCACCACCATCTACGGCGGCACAACCGAGGTGCAACTCAACGTGATCGGTGAGCGCATGCTCGGATTGCCGCGAGACTGA
- a CDS encoding amidase, with protein sequence MTANTPIHAFTDDALGDLDATAVAARIESGEVTAREVMEASIARAEAVQGQLNGLACTDFDRALARSNRPAKGVFAGVPTAIKDNTDSAGLPTQQGSTAFTAIPAKADSDFAKQFLSTGAISIGKTRLPEFGFSASTEYMTEEPVHNPWNPAYSSGASSGGAAALVAAGVLPIAHANDGGGSIRIPAAACGLVGLKPTRGRTIADPADKSMPIRLIAQGAVTRTVRDTARWMSAAENYYRNPRLAPVRLIEGPSSTRLRVGVIADSVTVTKTDDETRKSVEATAELLASLGHHVEDAALPVGPEFIDDFSIYWGFLSFAISTGGKQMLGPDFDKSGTDNLTKGLYTLYRKNLVKTPRVLYRLRRLQQQYSAMFLKYDVVLSPALGHTTPELGYLSPAQPFEELFDKLIAYTSFTPLNNISGGPAISLPMHQTSNGLPLAAHFSADLGDERTLLELAFELEEAQPWRRIQD encoded by the coding sequence ATGACCGCGAACACCCCCATCCACGCTTTCACCGACGACGCCCTGGGCGACCTCGACGCCACCGCCGTCGCCGCCCGGATCGAATCAGGCGAGGTGACCGCACGGGAAGTCATGGAGGCATCGATCGCCCGCGCCGAGGCAGTGCAGGGGCAATTGAACGGTCTAGCCTGCACTGATTTCGATCGTGCCCTCGCCAGGAGCAACCGGCCCGCCAAGGGCGTCTTTGCCGGTGTCCCCACCGCGATCAAGGACAACACCGACAGCGCCGGCCTTCCCACCCAGCAGGGCAGTACCGCCTTCACCGCGATCCCCGCCAAAGCCGACAGCGATTTTGCGAAGCAGTTCCTCTCCACCGGGGCCATTTCGATCGGCAAGACCCGACTGCCCGAGTTCGGATTCAGTGCGTCCACCGAATACATGACGGAAGAACCCGTCCACAACCCGTGGAATCCGGCGTACTCGTCGGGCGCTTCCTCGGGAGGCGCAGCCGCGCTTGTTGCTGCCGGCGTACTCCCGATCGCGCACGCCAACGACGGCGGTGGATCGATTCGCATTCCCGCCGCTGCCTGCGGACTCGTCGGACTCAAACCCACTCGCGGACGCACCATCGCCGATCCAGCCGACAAGTCGATGCCGATCCGGTTGATCGCCCAGGGCGCCGTTACTCGCACTGTTCGCGACACTGCACGATGGATGTCTGCGGCTGAGAACTACTACCGCAATCCGCGACTCGCACCGGTTCGCTTGATCGAAGGACCCAGCTCAACCCGCCTGCGCGTCGGCGTGATCGCCGATTCCGTCACCGTCACCAAGACGGACGACGAGACGCGCAAGTCCGTCGAAGCTACGGCCGAACTCCTTGCAAGCCTTGGCCATCATGTCGAGGACGCGGCACTGCCCGTCGGCCCCGAATTCATCGACGACTTCAGCATTTACTGGGGCTTTCTGTCGTTTGCCATCTCCACCGGTGGCAAACAAATGCTCGGACCCGACTTCGACAAGTCCGGCACCGACAATCTCACCAAGGGCCTCTACACGCTGTACCGGAAGAACCTGGTGAAGACGCCGCGCGTGCTCTACCGTCTGCGACGGCTCCAGCAGCAATACAGCGCCATGTTCTTGAAGTACGACGTCGTGCTCTCGCCGGCTCTGGGGCACACCACCCCCGAGCTCGGATACCTCTCTCCCGCTCAGCCTTTCGAGGAGCTTTTCGACAAGTTGATCGCGTACACGTCGTTCACACCGCTCAACAACATCTCCGGTGGTCCCGCGATTTCGCTACCGATGCATCAGACCAGCAACGGTTTGCCGTTGGCTGCGCATTTCTCCGCCGATCTCGGCGACGAGCGCACGCTCCTCGAATTGGCCTTCGAACTGGAAGAGGCTCAGCCCTGGAGAAGAATCCAGGACTGA